One Ricinus communis isolate WT05 ecotype wild-type chromosome 2, ASM1957865v1, whole genome shotgun sequence DNA segment encodes these proteins:
- the LOC125369271 gene encoding uncharacterized protein LOC125369271 gives MASHDRMERNEKKTYSIEASLKRLEARMKQIVEEINKEELSSQPEQANSITTIRRGTPKNDGLVQSNEESIQKEEKVKPNLRLEKKEKEAFSRPEFYKAAQPYRPPIPFLNQPKESKNDDVFFESIKMLSKVNTNLSLFDVIRNKPAYTKFFEELNTNKRRYANNEKIQEASVMLQHQLPLKMKDPGSFTNNITIGAKKDIKVMLDLGASINLMPYSMYELLDLGELKPTTMCLQFADRSIKNPRGVVEDLLVQVGKLIIPVDFVVLDMENTPTRDKEQTILLGRPFMATTRTVIDVHDGKLTMTVLGETVELKVFDSLTLSPKSTIDKCSYNYLDSLVYEQLYDDIPFLIDKSFHDTLDVRINSMKPYLKGMAYDEKIECADERPP, from the exons ATGGCTTCTCATGATAGGATGGAGaggaatgagaaaaagacataTTCCATTGAGGCTTCACTAAAACGTTTAGAAGCTCGAATGAAACAAATTGTTGAAGAGATCAATAAAGAGGAACTATCTAGTCAACCTGAACAAGCCAATTCCATTACTACTATTAGAAGAG GTACACCTAAAAATGATGGATTAGTGCAAAGCAACGAGGAAAGCAtacaaaaggaagaaaaagtaaaGCCTAATCTTAGGctggagaagaaagaaaaggaagcatTTTCTAGACCTGAATTTTATAAGGCAGCTCAGCCTTATAGACCCCCTATTCCTTTTCTAAACCAACCCAAAGAGAGCAAAAATGATGATGTTTTTTTTGAAAGTATTAAGATGCTCTCTAAAGTTAATACTAACTTATCTTTGTTTGATGTTATCAGGAATAAACCAGCTTATACAAAATTTTTTGAAGAGTTGAACACCAACAAAAGGCGATATGCGAACAACGAAAAAATACAAGAAGCAAGTGTAATGCTTCAACATCAATTGCCCCTTAAGATGAAGGATCCTGGTAGCTTCACCAATAATATTACAATAGGTGCCAAAAAGGATATAAAAGTCATGTTAGATTTGGGAGCAAGCATCAACTTGATGCCGTATTCGATGTATGAACTACTTGACTTGGGAGAGTTGAAGCCTACCACTATGTGTCTACAATTTGCAGACAGATCGATAAAAAACCCTAGAGGTGTAGTAGAAGACTTGCTAGTGCAAGTAGGTAAGTTAATAATTCCAGTTGATTTTGTAGTACTTGACATGGAAAATACACCAACAAGGGATAAAGAGCAAACCATACTCCTTGGTAGACCTTTCATGGCAACTACAAGAACTGTGATTGATGTGCATGATGGAAAACTTACCATGACAGTTTTAGGAGAAACTGTGGAACttaaagtgtttgattctttaacTTTATCTCCTAAATCTACTATTGATAAgtgttcatataattatttagattctcTTGTTTATGAACAATTATATGATGATATTCCATTCTTAATTGACAAGAGTTTTCATGACACTTTAGATGTTCGCATAAATAGTATGAAGCCATACTTGAAAGGAATGGCTTATGACGAAAAGATCGAGTGCGCGGATGAACGCCCACCATGA
- the LOC8282766 gene encoding U2 small nuclear ribonucleoprotein B'' 2 has protein sequence MLTGDIPPNQTIYIKNLNEKVKKEELKRSLYCLFSQYGRILDVVALKTPKLRGQAWVCFSEVMAASNAVRQMQGFPFYDKPMRIQYAKTKSDCLVEAEGNYDPNAKKKKKQEEKAERKRRAEEAQQSATANGTSTVNNRGTAPFRQGNRGEQEAAPPNNILFIQNLPHETTSMMLQVLFQQYPGFREVRMIEAKPGIAFVEFEDDVQSSMAMQALQSFKITPQNPMAITYAKK, from the exons ATGCTAACAGGGGATATACCTCCAAACCAAACTATCTACATTAAGAACCTCAATGAGAAGGTCAAGAAAGAAG AACTGAAGCGATCACTTTATTGTTTATTCTCCCAATATGGAAGAATTCTAGATGTTGTTGCCCTGAAGACTCCCAAGCTTCGAGGGCAAGCATGGGTTTGTTTCAGTGAAGTCATGGCTGCCAGTAACGCAGTTCGGCAGATGCAAGGTTTTCCATTTTATGACAAACCAATG CGGATCCAATATGCAAAGACGAAATCTGATTGCCTTGTAGAAGCAGAAGGAAATTACGAtccaaatgcaaagaagaagaagaagcaagaagaaaaag CTGAGCGAAAGAGACGTGCTGAAGAAGCTCAACAATCTGCTACAGCTAATGGAACATCTACTGTGAATAACAGGGGAACG GCTCCTTTCCGACAAGGAAACAGGGGTGAACAAGAAGCTGCTCCACCAAATAATATACTGTTCATACAGAATTTGCCACATGAAACCACTAGCATGATGTTGCAAGTGCTCTTCCAACAATATCCAGGATTCAGGGAAGTTCGAATGATTGAAGCAAAGCCAGGTATTGCATTTGTAGAATTTGAAGATGATGTGCAGTCCTCCATGGCAATGCAGGCCCTTCAGAGTTTCAAAATTACTCCTCAAAATCCTATGGCTATTACTTACGCGAAGAAGTAA